The following proteins come from a genomic window of Pichia kudriavzevii chromosome 1, complete sequence:
- a CDS encoding uncharacterized protein (PKUD0A01840; similar to Saccharomyces cerevisiae YJR139C (HOM6); ancestral locus Anc_4.374), which yields MPSVNVAVIGAGVVGKSFLAQLAALKSKSITYNLIFLSTSRKALISSDYKPLDIANALDLLKTSSQPSLSIADLIAYLKESPLPVILVDNTSNEDLAKSYPQFVENGISIATPNKKAFSGSFKLWNEIFNNSGSGLVYHEASVGAGLPLISPLKEMVETGDKVVQIEGIFSGTLSYIFNEFSTIQPNTAKFSQIVSVAKELGYTEPDPRDDLNGLDVARKVTILARISGLPIENSTSFPIHSLIPKELESVESAAEYMEKLPNFDAEMDALKSEAAKENKVLRFIGKIDVPNNKVSVEIAKFDFSHPFASLKGSDNVISIKTDRYPNPLIIQGAGAGADVTAMGVLGDVIKIAQRIAK from the coding sequence atgcCTTCAGTCAACGTCGCAGTAATCGGAGCTGGTGTTGTTGGTAAGTCTTTCCTTGCCCAACTTGCAgctttgaaatcaaagtcAATCACTTACAATCTTATTTTCCTATCTACTTCCAGGAAAGCTTTAATCTCTAGTGACTACAAACCATTAGACATTGCAAATGCTCTGGACTTGCTGAAAACCTCTTCACAACCATCTTTGTCCATAGCAGATCTAATTGCATACTTGAAGGAATCTCCTTTGCCAGTCATTCTAGTTGATAACACCTCAAATGAAGATTTAGCCAAGTCTTACCCTCAATTCGTTGAAAATGGCATTTCTATTGCAAcaccaaacaaaaaagcaTTTTCGGGATCCTTCAAGCTATGGAATGAAATTTTTAACAACTCTGGTTCAGGCTTAGTTTACCATGAAGCATCTGTTGGCGCAGGTCTTCCATTGATCTCTCCGTTAAAGGAAATGGTTGAAACAGGCGATAAAGTTGTTCAGATCGAAGGTATTTTCAGTGGCACTTTATCatacattttcaatgaattctCTACCATTCAACCTAACACCGCTAAGTTTTCCCAGATTGTTTCTGTTGCAAAGGAATTGGGTTACACTGAGCCTGATCCAAGAGACGATTTAAATGGTTTAGATGTTGCTCGTAAGGTTACCATTTTAGCAAGAATTTCCGGGTTACCAATCGAGAATTCTACATCCTTTCCAATTCACTCTTTAATTCCAAAGGAATTAGAATCTGTTGAATCTGCCGCAGAATATATGGAAAAACTTCCAAACTTTGATGCAGAAATGGATGCATTAAAATCTGAAGCTGCTAAGGAAAACAAAGTTCTAAGATTTATTGGTAAAATTGATGTTCCAAACAACAAGGTTTCtgttgaaattgcaaaatttGACTTTTCCCATCCTTTTGCATCTCTAAAGGGTTCTGACAATGTCATCTCCATCAAGACTGACAGATATCCAAACCCACTGATTATTCAAGGTGCGGGTGCAGGTGCAGATGTTACTGCAATGGGTGTCTTGGGTGATGTCATCAAGATCGCCCAAAGGATTGCAAAATAA
- a CDS encoding uncharacterized protein (PKUD0A01860; similar to Saccharomyces cerevisiae YHR201C (PPX1); ancestral locus Anc_4.377), giving the protein MGVEKFVEYIRHVRLVFPASPLDIVIGNSGGDYDSFISTLMFSYFQHLRNGRVFYPIISFPADNLKLRRDIVHGMSIIGLGEKDLIYVDELKGHGVNEVQLVDHNVIDSPLVNGKVVGIIDHHNDGNQYKSADPRIIEVCGSCSSLVLREFAPEVVKAGLDDKEKKFMSAAILLDTDGLERRVESVDIQSWKGISYNQEVGTLSREFIDAKANIEGLSVYDLLRKDYKEWTTGKIKLGISSTIVPLEEIEKDKEAIGNWIRNRELDILLVMGAFEKDGKFTRELSIHSPSVHVGKIAMLLKEELHLEGNGPIYEQKRVEWSRKKVAPFAIDVFSTLTK; this is encoded by the coding sequence ATGGGCGTAGAAAAGTTTGTTGAGTATATCAGACATGTTCGTTTGGTTTTTCCTGCCTCTCCTTTGGATATTGTGATTGGGAATTCCGGCGGAGACTATGATAGCTTTATCAGTACCCTAATGTTCTCGTACTTTCAGCATCTAAGAAACGGTAGAGTGTTTTACCCCATTATCAGTTTTCCGGCAGACAACCTAAAACTGAGAAGAGATATTGTCCATGGGATGTCTATAATTGGTTTGGGAGAAAAAGATCTGATTTATGTGGATGAGTTAAAAGGTCATGGAGTGAACGAAGTACAGTTGGTGGACCATAATGTCATAGATTCCCCATTAGTCAATGGCAAGGTGGTGGGGATTATTGACCACCACAACGATGGCAATCAATATAAAAGTGCAGACCCTAGGATAATTGAGGTTTGCGGATCATGCAGTTCTTTAGTGCTAAGAGAGTTTGCACCTGAAGTAGTAAAGGCTGGATTGGATgacaaggaaaagaagTTCATGAGCGCAGCAATTCTGTTGGATACAGATGGCCTTGAAAGACGTGTTGAGAGTGTGGATATCCAGTCCTGGAAGGGGATCAGTTATAACCAAGAGGTTGGAACACTTTCGAGGGAATTTATCGACGCCAAGGCCAACATCGAAGGTTTAAGTGTTTACGATCTGCTGAGGAAAGACTATAAGGAGTGGACAACAGGAAAAATCAAGTTAGGTATTTCCAGTACCATTGTTCCTTTGGAAGAAATCGAGAAAGATAAAGAAGCTATTGGGAATTGGATCAGAAATAGAGAATTAGATATACTATTGGTCATGGGTGCCTTTGAAAAAGATGGGAAATTCACAAGAGAGTTATCTATTCATTCCCCGAGTGTTCATGTTGGGAAAATAGCAATGCTCTTGAAGGAAGAGCTTCATCTAGAGGGAAATGGCCCTATTTATGAGCAGAAGAGAGTAGAATGGTCTCGTAAGAAAGTGGCACCTTTTGCTATTGATGTCTTTAGTACCCTTACCAAATAG
- a CDS encoding uncharacterized protein (PKUD0A01850; similar to Saccharomyces cerevisiae YBR199W (KTR4); ancestral locus Anc_8.541) — protein METGGDMFNRRISKWLFTLLLLGGLFTVSKEFQKRELPKATVVIEETVKVETKIPDFYFNPLSEYEGLSRDQVVKKNYDKLVKIMETPIDEPKGVLTRSNGDRANATMMVLAKNSDLKGVLYTLDQIESTFNKKFHYPYVFLNDNAFSEHFKSAIRKHTDSECYFETIDPSIWNQPDWIDPVKQQKLMSVLKSQNIQYANKISYHNMCRFYSMSFYNHPRMQQFRYYWRFEPNTDYFTNIDYDVFKFMEDNDKIYGFTIALYDAHETVKTLWTETKAFIGSHPEYVHPNSAASFISENLQNPEKTEYTQGYSTCHFWSNFEIGDMEFYRSEAYTEWMKHLDEAGGFYYERWGDAPVHSLGVSLFADKKKVHWFRDIGYRHHPYTNCPTSRKCKGCTPGEFCWEGIRDQNCLTNWWNYEMDEQDRSVY, from the coding sequence ATGGAGACTGGTGGAGATATGTTCAACAGACGTATCTCCAAGTGGTTGTTTACTCTTCTCCTTTTGGGTGGCCTCTTTACTGTTAGCAAGGAATTCCAGAAAAGAGAGCTGCCAAAAGCAACGGTCGTAATAGAGGAGACAGTAAAAGTTGAGACCAAAATTCCAGATTTCTATTTTAATCCTCTTTCGGAATATGAAGGTCTTTCAAGAGATCAAGtggtgaagaaaaactaTGACAAGCTTGTGAAGATTATGGAAACTCCTATTGACGAGCCTAAGGGGGTGTTAACAAGAAGCAATGGTGATCGGGCGAATGCAACTATGATGGTCCTTGCCAAAAATTCCGACTTGAAAGGTGTTTTGTATACCTTAGATCAGATTGAATCCACcttcaacaagaaattcCACTATCCTTATGTATTCTTGAACGACAATGCGTTCAGTGAGCATTTCAAGAGTGCAATTAGAAAGCACACAGATTCAGAATGCTATTTTGAGACAATAGATCCGTCCATTTGGAATCAACCAGATTGGATTGACCCTGTCAAGCAACAGAAGTTGATGTCAGTCttgaaaagtcaaaacATTCAGTATGCCAACAAAATTTCCTATCATAATATGTGCCGCTTCTACTCCATGAGTTTTTATAACCATCCAAGAATGCAGCAGTTTCGTTACTACTGGAGATTTGAGCCAAACACAGACTATTTCACCAATATAGACTACGATGTTTTTAAATTTATGGAagataatgataaaataTATGGGTTTACTATTGCATTGTACGATGCGCACGAAACAGTGAAAACGCTATGGACAGAAACCAAAGCTTTCATAGGTTCACATCCAGAATACGTGCATCCAAATAGTGCAGCTTCGTTTATAAGTGAGAATTTACAGAACCCTGAAAAAACTGAGTATACCCAAGGATACTCAACATGCCACTTTTGGtccaattttgaaattggagATATGGAGTTCTACAGGTCGGAGGCCTACACAGAATGGATGAAACATTTGGATGAGGCTGGTGGGTTCTATTATGAACGTTGGGGAGACGCTCCGGTTCATTCTCTTGGTGTTTCTCTCTTTGCCGATAAGAAAAAGGTACATTGGTTTAGGGATATCGGTTACAGACATCATCCGTATACAAATTGTCCAACCTCTCGTAAATGTAAAGGTTGCACACCTGGTGAATTTTGTTGGGAAGGTATTCGTGACCAAAACTGCCTCACCAATTGGTGGAACTATGAAATGGATGAGCAGGATAGATCAGTATACTAG